From Mytilus edulis chromosome 9, xbMytEdul2.2, whole genome shotgun sequence, the proteins below share one genomic window:
- the LOC139488334 gene encoding uncharacterized protein produces the protein MRSLIFLAVITAAVFQCNCSSVAKRQYFANLDDGNLQKLDIEVRREILIMIVEQINKTAEQQKQLSKTCEVKINGSIDSCKACNQDLCVPQPPPVYEAILIAVGTEALKPVLAAGEFVKSIGSQLSSTTKFLGGEAGEFVKDLGSVSKNIGNGLKDGVNKALDTIGSGFESLGNKFADLGKNLASGATDLANGLGSGTTDLLNGLGSEFTGLSGQLGGGLDSLGGSLTDLGNKLVDGVKNVGNSIGNTFGHIFGKRCVQTCPVCEKLDIKKHTKEEVLQSVCGANTISSQKNAIETIAYLRSLYNTTLTNHIVSKVEYDPTSIKTVGGVSFTNNFVTYTLYGQTVRLHSSTDLKITDITATAKTVAHQILKK, from the exons aaCTTGATATTGAAGTTAGACGGGAAATTCTCATAATGATCGTAGAACAAATCAACAAAACAGCAGAACAACAAAAACAGTTGTCCAAGACTTGTGAAGTGAAAATCAACGGCTCTATTGACAGCTGTAAAGCTTGCAATCAAGACTTGTGTGTCCC ACAGCCACCTCCTGTTTATGAAGCTATTTTGATAGCTGTTGGGACAGAGGCCCTTAAACCAGTCCTTGCAGCAGGAGAATTTGTAAAATCTATTGGATCACAATTGTCATCCACTACTAAATTTCTAGGAGGCGAAGCAGGCGAATTTGTAAAAGACCTTGGAAGCGTTTCTAAGAACATTGGCAATGGTTTAAAAGATGGCGTAAATAAAGCTTTGGATACGATAGGATCTGGATTTGAAAGTCTTGGCAATAAATTCGCAGATCTCGGTAAAAACTTGGCTTCTGGAGCAACTGATCTAGCAAACGGACTAGGAAGCGGTACAACAGATTTGTTGAATGGACTTGGGTCAGAATTTACAGGTCTATCTGGCCAGCTTGGAGGGGGATTAGACTCACTAGGTGGCTCACTTACGGATCTTGGAAACAAACTCGTAGATGGAGTCAAGAATGTAGGAAATTCGATAGGAAATACATTCGGTC atATTTTCGGTAAACGTTGTGTACAGACATGCCCAGTATGTGAAAAACTTGatataaagaaacacacaaaggAAGAAGTTTTACAATCag TGTGTGGAGCAAATACAATTTCTAGTCAAAAGAATGCTATTGAAACCATTGCATATCTCAGGTCCCTATACAACACTACCCTCACAAACCATATCGTATCTAag GTTGAGTATGATCCAACTTCAATTAAAACAGTTGGTGGTGTCTCCtttacaaataattttgtaacatACACACTGTACGGACAAACCGTCCGTCTTCATTCTAGCACAGACTTGAAAATAACAGACATAACAGCAACCGCAAAGACAGTTGCtcatcaaatattgaaaaagtaa